One Ruegeria sp. SCSIO 43209 genomic window carries:
- a CDS encoding YncE family protein — protein sequence MTLFNLAAGLSVAALTAPSLTLAATVFIPEGSADSVLVIDSETGKTVERLPRLVAVHGLAGAPGFKYLVAGSYAETEATTPPKPEGMSKDEHAAHHAKRDVTALPKDKGRSLLTILDAETREVVRQIEVPGAVHHTAVSPDGRFAVATHPGGDGISIVDLDKLSFLGFVATGPMPNYAVFAPDGDRVYVTNTGNGTLSEVDVVKGFVVRNMPVGEGPEHLVLNATGSAAFVADSDGGKAFRVDLASGSVTETYDIGGELHGIGLSDREGVLFVAAKGTDRLLSIDLATGKQRSTNLSPAPYHLTTIPNSGKVMVSSRTEPKVWIVDQVSLTAITEMPILGEGHQMVVLP from the coding sequence ATGACCCTGTTCAATCTGGCCGCAGGCCTGTCCGTCGCAGCTTTGACTGCGCCTTCGCTCACGCTGGCGGCAACCGTGTTCATTCCCGAAGGCAGCGCGGACTCGGTTCTGGTGATCGACTCCGAAACCGGCAAGACCGTCGAGCGGCTGCCGAGGCTCGTGGCGGTCCATGGGCTGGCCGGCGCGCCCGGCTTTAAGTACCTGGTCGCGGGCAGCTACGCAGAAACCGAGGCCACAACGCCACCAAAACCCGAAGGTATGTCCAAGGATGAACACGCTGCGCACCACGCCAAGCGCGATGTCACTGCGTTGCCCAAAGACAAGGGGCGGAGCCTGCTGACGATCCTTGATGCGGAAACACGCGAGGTCGTCCGCCAGATCGAGGTTCCAGGTGCGGTGCATCACACTGCGGTGTCGCCCGACGGGCGGTTCGCGGTGGCGACCCATCCGGGCGGTGACGGTATTTCGATCGTCGATCTCGATAAGCTCAGCTTCCTTGGTTTCGTAGCAACCGGGCCAATGCCCAACTATGCGGTATTCGCGCCTGACGGCGACAGGGTCTATGTCACCAATACCGGCAATGGTACACTTAGCGAAGTGGATGTCGTCAAAGGCTTCGTCGTACGCAACATGCCCGTCGGCGAAGGCCCTGAGCATCTTGTACTTAACGCCACCGGCAGCGCCGCCTTCGTAGCCGACAGTGATGGTGGCAAGGCCTTCCGCGTAGATCTTGCCAGCGGTTCTGTCACCGAAACCTATGACATTGGAGGCGAGTTGCACGGGATCGGCCTGTCCGACCGCGAGGGCGTACTGTTCGTGGCCGCCAAAGGCACCGACCGGTTGTTGTCGATTGATCTTGCTACGGGCAAACAGCGCTCGACCAACCTGTCACCGGCACCTTATCACCTGACGACCATACCGAACTCAGGCAAAGTGATGGTATCAAGCCGAACCGAACCGAAGGTCTGGATCGTCGATCAAGTCAGCCTGACGGCTATTACCGAAATGCCGATACTGGGTGAGGGCCACCAGATGGTTGTTCTGCCCTGA